The following proteins are co-located in the Micromonospora viridifaciens genome:
- a CDS encoding beta propeller repeat protein, whose amino-acid sequence MTALLLALPVLLACSIGDIRRPPPDRASASPEPVATTPAGPPPADVHEVRIVRVAVSDRYDPPFIEFVDAERAYALFAACDDRPPGRDCPALLYATRDGGRSWQALPHPRPVADNHQLDAPQGLLVLTAEPFGWYASTDGGVTFTHHPGVVPPPVLVGARGRFQVAEESGKVARWDGRRLRPLPVQPGLPMVNTVREAGDLLVAAGAADGRPYAAVSTDQGRSWQRSPLPAPDGEVGVLRVTSAPDGEIWLIGERPDRTTFPALWVYRGNWQQLRADGHPEMVSSVAPVGAGRVAVTGPDGVGVVADGRYERVSWPIGPEHYLHLLDDGTLVARAPDEVILAVGPPGARRWIRVALLRD is encoded by the coding sequence ATGACGGCACTGTTGCTGGCGTTGCCCGTGCTGCTGGCCTGCTCGATCGGGGACATCCGGCGCCCGCCGCCGGACCGGGCGTCCGCGTCGCCCGAGCCGGTCGCCACCACGCCGGCCGGGCCGCCGCCCGCCGACGTCCACGAGGTACGCATCGTCCGGGTCGCCGTTTCCGACCGGTACGACCCGCCGTTCATCGAGTTCGTCGACGCGGAGCGGGCGTACGCGCTCTTTGCCGCCTGCGACGACCGGCCGCCCGGCCGGGACTGCCCGGCACTGCTCTACGCCACCCGGGACGGTGGCCGGTCCTGGCAGGCGTTGCCGCATCCCCGGCCGGTCGCGGACAACCACCAGCTCGACGCCCCGCAGGGTCTGCTGGTGCTCACCGCCGAACCGTTCGGCTGGTACGCCTCGACCGACGGCGGCGTCACCTTCACCCACCACCCCGGAGTCGTGCCGCCACCGGTGCTGGTGGGCGCTCGCGGCCGGTTCCAGGTGGCCGAGGAGAGCGGCAAGGTGGCCCGCTGGGACGGCCGCCGGCTGCGCCCGTTGCCGGTCCAGCCCGGGCTGCCAATGGTGAACACGGTGCGCGAGGCGGGAGACCTGCTCGTGGCGGCTGGCGCGGCTGACGGGCGGCCGTACGCCGCGGTCTCGACGGACCAGGGACGGAGCTGGCAGCGGAGCCCGTTGCCGGCGCCCGACGGCGAGGTGGGCGTGCTGCGCGTGACGTCCGCGCCCGACGGCGAGATCTGGCTGATCGGGGAGCGGCCGGACCGGACGACCTTCCCGGCGCTCTGGGTTTATCGGGGCAATTGGCAGCAGTTGCGGGCCGACGGCCACCCCGAAATGGTGAGCTCGGTGGCGCCGGTGGGCGCCGGGCGGGTGGCGGTGACCGGGCCGGACGGTGTGGGCGTGGTGGCCGACGGCCGATACGAGCGGGTCAGCTGGCCCATCGGCCCCGAGCACTACCTCCACCTGCTCGACGACGGCACGCTCGTGGCCCGGGCCCCGGACGAGGTCATCCTCGCCGTCGGCCCGCCCGGCGCCCGCCGCTGGATCAGGGTGGCCCTGCTCCGCGACTGA
- a CDS encoding cation:proton antiporter regulatory subunit, whose product MRVRVEQTALPGIGVRHDMVTESGRRLGVVSHRNGRRDLVLYDPDDPDACQADIPLTDDEAEALADILGASLMLSQLSGLREQAAGLLTEQILIPAGTKYVNRRLGDTKARTRTGASIVAVLRQGEVIVSPEPTFRFAAGDVVVVVGTRQGLDGVSAILAEADPDG is encoded by the coding sequence GTGCGAGTACGTGTTGAACAGACTGCCCTACCGGGGATCGGCGTACGTCACGATATGGTGACGGAATCCGGACGCCGGCTCGGCGTGGTCTCCCACCGCAACGGCCGTCGTGATCTGGTCCTCTACGATCCGGACGATCCGGACGCCTGCCAGGCAGACATACCCCTCACCGACGACGAGGCGGAGGCGCTCGCCGACATCCTCGGCGCGTCCCTGATGCTCAGCCAGCTCTCCGGGCTGCGCGAGCAGGCCGCCGGGCTGCTCACCGAGCAGATCCTCATCCCGGCCGGCACCAAGTACGTCAACCGGCGACTGGGTGACACCAAGGCGCGTACCCGCACCGGCGCGTCGATCGTCGCGGTGCTGCGCCAGGGCGAGGTGATCGTCTCGCCGGAGCCCACCTTCCGCTTCGCCGCCGGTGACGTGGTGGTCGTGGTCGGCACCCGGCAGGGCCTCGACGGGGTGAGCGCGATCCTTGCCGAAGCGGACCCGGACGGCTGA
- a CDS encoding cation:proton antiporter, with protein sequence MHESTTLLVEVGALLLLLGLLGRLSRRFGVSPIPLYLLAGIAFGTGGLLPLNASEEFFAIGAEIGVILLLVMLGLEYSASELVGNLRSAAPAGLIDALLNALPGFAFALLLGWGWLAAVVLGGVTWVSSSGVIAKVLGDLGRVGNRETPVILSVLVIEDLAMALYLPLLTALLAGIGLIKGGMALAVAVLTVFVVLFVAIRYGHLISTALSAKDPEALLLGVLGLTLLVAGVAAKLQVSAAVGAFLVGIALSGPVAHHATELLSPLRDLFAAVFFVFFGLVTDPRDMPPVLLPALALAVLTMGTKLLTGYLAARRAGIAEPGRWRAGFALTPRGEFSIVIAGLAVAAAQPVEPKLAGLATAYVLITVVTGPLLARLPDMPWFKRWLRQRAAARPPAPVPATD encoded by the coding sequence ATGCACGAATCTACGACTCTGCTCGTCGAGGTCGGCGCGCTGCTGCTCCTGCTCGGCCTGCTCGGCCGGCTCAGCCGGCGCTTCGGCGTCTCGCCCATCCCCCTCTATCTGCTCGCCGGCATCGCCTTCGGTACGGGCGGCCTGCTGCCGCTCAACGCCAGTGAGGAGTTCTTCGCCATCGGGGCGGAGATCGGCGTCATCCTGCTGCTGGTCATGCTGGGCCTGGAATACAGCGCCAGCGAACTGGTGGGCAACCTTCGTTCGGCGGCCCCGGCCGGCCTGATCGACGCCCTGCTCAACGCGCTGCCCGGCTTCGCCTTCGCGCTGCTGCTCGGCTGGGGCTGGCTCGCCGCCGTGGTGCTCGGCGGCGTCACCTGGGTCTCCTCGTCCGGGGTGATCGCCAAGGTCCTCGGCGACCTCGGCCGGGTCGGTAACCGGGAGACCCCGGTGATCCTCTCCGTCCTGGTGATCGAGGACCTGGCAATGGCCCTCTACCTGCCGCTGCTCACCGCGCTGCTCGCCGGGATCGGGCTGATCAAGGGCGGCATGGCGCTCGCCGTCGCGGTGCTCACCGTGTTCGTCGTGCTGTTCGTCGCCATCCGGTACGGCCACCTGATCTCCACGGCGCTCTCCGCGAAGGACCCCGAGGCGCTGCTGCTCGGGGTGCTCGGCCTGACCCTGCTGGTCGCCGGCGTCGCGGCCAAGCTCCAGGTCTCCGCCGCGGTCGGTGCGTTCCTGGTCGGCATCGCCCTCTCCGGCCCGGTGGCGCACCACGCCACCGAGTTGCTGTCGCCGCTGCGGGATCTCTTCGCCGCGGTCTTCTTCGTGTTCTTCGGGCTGGTCACCGACCCGAGGGACATGCCCCCGGTGCTGCTGCCGGCGCTGGCGCTGGCCGTGCTGACCATGGGCACGAAGCTGCTCACCGGCTACCTGGCCGCCCGGCGGGCCGGAATCGCCGAGCCCGGTCGCTGGCGGGCCGGTTTCGCGCTCACCCCGCGCGGCGAGTTCTCCATCGTCATCGCGGGGCTCGCCGTCGCCGCCGCGCAGCCGGTGGAGCCCAAGCTGGCCGGGCTCGCCACGGCGTACGTGCTGATCACCGTGGTGACCGGGCCGCTGCTGGCCCGGCTGCCCGACATGCCCTGGTTCAAGCGCTGGTTGCGCCAGCGGGCCGCCGCCCGGCCGCCCGCACCGGTGCCGGCCACCGATTGA